Part of the Triticum urartu cultivar G1812 chromosome 2, Tu2.1, whole genome shotgun sequence genome, TCACCACGTTGGAGTTGCTTTTAAATGATTCAAGAATATCATCAATCATGAGAATAGAGGGGATCAGAGTTAGGGAGGTGTTTTGTTAACATTTAcacctgatttttatttattAGTAAATAGGGGCGGGTTAACATTATTTTCTCTTGTTAAAGCATTTTTTAACCCATGGCAATGCACGGGCACTCAACTAGTGAGATGTAATGAGAGGCGCACCTCTCATGTTTACACACAACAGTTATAGTAGCAGGTGATGAAACCCCCTTTCCTGTGCGCTACGGTGCGGAGGATCGCCTAGGTCTGCGCGCGGAGGTAGAGGATGGCCAGATCTGGATTGGATCGCCCAGGGCCTGCGAGCAGCGATGCGGACCGGTCGGGTTGGCGTGTGCTCGCCGAGTTCCTGCGCGTGGCTTGACCAATTCATCTCTAGTAGTGTTTGCTTTGGGCTCATGTTGCATTGTGGCGCTGGTGGCCTCAGATCCTTGGATTGTTGGTGGAAGACTCGGCTCCAGGCGAAAATCATGCATCGACCCTGTCGTTGCCGGCGGTAACGGCGTCCACGGATGTTGTCTTCCTCCTTGGGGGTATCGTTGTGGAGCCGTTCTCTTCCTTCCCAATAGCGTGAGATCTCCTGGTGAAAACCTAAGATCGGGCAGTGCCAGATCGGGTGACGGTGGAGTCCTCAACTTCGTTTTCCTCCTTGGAGGCGTCACCTTGGTGATCTCGCCGAGGGGTTCTGATGGTGTTCGCGTTTGATGGTAGAGCTTGGGTTTGTGGTGCTACCGACGGGtcattttctttcttttctttttgcgTTGCCTTTGCGGTGCTTTCCTCCTCTGAGGACTCTTGTAACACCTTCTTCTCATCAATGAATTTGGCAGTTCTCCTGCCAacattcaaaaaaaatgaaaccCCCAGATTCTGGAACATTTTCCCTTCAATGAAAATGCGGGTAGGCCTCTTTGGGAGGCATAATTAAGCATTTCAATGATTCTTTTCAACCACGTACCCAAGTGCAACTCATATTTTTGTTACTTTTAGCGTTTTTGAGTTGTTTGTAAATTGCGATCCCTAATGCCATTCCACTACCCATTAATCAATCAAAAAGCTAATTGTCAGTGAAAATCGAACGGTAACCTTCCTCGCCTGATCTGAATGAACTTTTGTGAATCAGAGAAAATCTTCAGCGTCATTTTTGAAATAAATAAATACTGATAAGACCACAGCGTTTTACAATCTCCATTGGAAATTCTCAAGTTATATTATTACTCATTATATTGTTGCACATCACAAGTTTTGCTGTCCGGAAAGATGATCATTTTTCTTCCGGAGGTAGAAGAAGGCCTCGTGCTACTCGCTCATTTTGCCCCGTTGTTTAAGCAGTGCCGCAAGATTTTCAACGCCAGCCAGCTCACGCCGTTGAGCTCGTGGTCTGCGTCGGTCAGCGGCGTCCTCTCGCCGGCCCGGAAGAGGAACGCCTTGTCGCAGCGCACCGGCGTGCCACGAACCTGCTCCAGCAGGGTGGCCGCCTCCGTCAGCATGTCCTCGTCCCCGCCTGCGGCCAACTCCCTGGCGGCGCGCCCCAGCCGGCGCACGGTCAAGGCGTAGTCCTTAGCGCACTGTTCCAGAACCAGCCGCCGCCGGGGCGACGTCTCGGCGGCCTGCAGCCGGGCGATGCGGTCGCCGGTGGCCTTGGCGGTCGCCCCGGCGATCCTCACCGCGATGACGACGAGGCCGAGCTCGTCGGCCGTCGCACTCGCCGGGTCCGCCCCCAGCGTCTTCACGCACAAGTCGTAGTCGTGCGCGGCCTCCCAGGAGCCGGTGGCGACGAGCGTGCACGTGTCCTCCAGCGTGCTCGCCCTCGCCGTGCGCGCGTGCTGCGCGAGGAGCAGGAGGACGAGGGCGGAGGAGAGAGCTTGGAGAGCAGCCATGGTCGTCGTCGTCTGATTTGTTTCTCTCTCAGACTCGACCTATATATACTGTAAGACGTACGTAGGAGTAATTAGATTGGTGGCGctgtaaatttgtgtttatcctTTCAAACGTTTCCATTCGTTGCTCATGCATCAAAGTGAAACTCTTTTACTAGTTACATCACATTGAACAAAAACCGAATGTAATAAATTTTTGACAAATGTAATTAAGAATGGTGAGTAAGAAATTCACCACATATTAACCATGTGTATTAATCATCGCAATATTAGTAAATATTTCTGACGCCCAAGAGCCTACTGAACATATAATTTCTTGAGAATCCAGACAAAACAAAAGACCCGATTTATACTAGCAACACTAGTTAAAACGGGCATTTGTGTCCCAAATGAACGGAACCGCCTGTAATAACCCTACCACATGGTTTTATTTTTCACCGAGGCGGTTATTAAAAGCAAATCGCCTACAAAAATTAACTCGGGCGGctcaaaaagaaaagaaaagaaatgaaACAGCTTGCAGGCTAGTATTGGGCCACAACCCATTTTCACAATTGAACCCTTTCTTTCCGTCCCTCAAATCCCACCCCCGCAGTcactcgccccccccccctctgtTATCTTCCCCCCTTCCTTCTTGTCTTGCAAATCCGTCCCTTCTCTCGCGCATCGACCTCGGAGGGTTTAGGTGACCTTGGGCTGCACCGCCGTGAGGAAGCCATGGTGGTCAAGCCGCCGCATCGGAGCTCGCCTTCCGCCCTACCATCTAATCATGTGTTGTTAAGATACAATCAGCTAGGTAGATTGCACTAGTTAGTACGTGATGTTGGCTAGGTGATTCGAACTTGTGTTGACATATTTTCTTAAGGGGCCGGCTGGATGTCAGGTGACTCAATTTATAATTTGGGTAAGTCACTCTTTGATCTACCTTTAGATCAATGGACAGAACATTCATCTACAACGAAAAATGGCTGACCTAAATAATCCTTTTTTAGGGGTAGCTAGGTCAGTCATTATTTAGGCTGACCTAAATAATCTATCAGTCGATTTTGTCATATTGCCTTCCTAATCAGCATGTGGGCAATCCGAGGGCCTGACTTGAGTAGTATGCATGGCCAATTTTCAGCTACTTTGCTCCCACAGTTTGTGTGCCTGTTTCAAAGTGGCGGTGCCAGCACTATAACCTATGATGTCCagttcaaaaaaaaaaactatGATGCAAGCACAAAGTATTTCTAAATATTTAACTATTTTCTTAATTTATGCATGGAAAATGCTTGTATTGAGAGAGGATTGCTCAAAATAACTGTGCAGTCAATTGACCACACAGCCAAAGTGTGGCTTCGCCACTGGCCGGTTGTAGCATGAAACGTCCACATGCTCGGTCTAAGAGCAAGATAAAAATAACTAACATGTCCACTTTACTAATCGTGAgctcatttttttcttttgtatTGTTTAGACGAGGATACATGTACATGTGCCTATACAAAATTGTTCTTTTTTTTTTGCATTGAACCTATATTTAATAGCTGAATATACTTATGGTGCATGTGATTTGCAGATGAGTCGCCACGTACGTATAGTTTCGGCCAGCTAATGATGGGAGTAGATTAACCCTAATTAAAACAAACACAAATTTTAAAAGGGAAAAATGTTACACAACTACAACTTGGCATTGGTATTAccattgaagatgaatagattggaagtttTTCCACCAAAAAGAGAGGAAAGAAAGTGGAAAAGTATTTAAAAAATGAGTAAGCAAATAATGTAGTAGTCTTTTCGTAAAAAAATATTCTAAGGAATTAATTAGTCGCATGTGTATTACCTTTAAGaacaaagaaaatgaaaaacaaaataaataacgATAAAATTTGCCCACAATTAAGAAAAAAATTGCACTTTCTAATATCATGCCAAAATAATCTTATAATAGAGGAATTTTGCAAAAAGGAAATTTTTAAGAATGGATTAGTAAAATTTGTATTAGCCTTAAAAtaaacaaaagaaataaaaactGAAAAAAGCAAAATAATGAAATTTTCTAAGAAAGAATGAATTAGTGACATTGGTATTATCCTTTAAGTAGGAAGAAAATAAAATATTAAATACAAATAATGTTAAAATTATCACAATCTACAATTGTGTATACTATGCAAGAATAAGCATATACTACTGGACTTTTTGGAAAAAATAAGTTCCCTAAGTAGGAAGGAATAGTGGCATTGGTATTAAACTAAAAAGggaaaaaagaaacaaaatcAAAATAATGAAGTTATCTAAGAAAGACTGAACTTGTGGCACTTGTATTACCTTGAagtagaaagaaaataaaaaaatacaaATCAAGATAAAATGCGCAAAACTCGCAATTTTGTATAATATGCAAGAATACACATATAATAGTGATTTTTTTTGTAAACAATAAGTTCCATAAGAAGGAAGCAAATAGCggcattggtattacccttaaaaagaaacaaacaataaaacaaaataataaaaagtaaaaaaaatttctagggaagaatgaattagtggcactggtattaccctttaaaaaataaaataaaaagctAAACTAATAATAACAAAATTTGCACACATTGTACACATAAATTGTGTTTTAAAAAATATCTGCAAGAATAAGCATGTAATATTGGAATTTCCGTAAAAAAGTTCTCTAAATTGAAATAAATTAGTGCCATTGGTATTACTCTTAAAGGATAAAGAAAATTATTTTTAAAAACAAATAATgacaaaaaattccaaaatatgCACCAAAATTTGCTTTTTTTATAATAGGCTAGAATAAACATATAATAACGAATATTTCACAAAAATAAAGTTCCAAAGAAGtaatgaattagtggcattggtattacACGTAAAtaagcactagtagaaaacgggcctattgtcccggtttgtaagggccttttgtcccggttcctgaacc contains:
- the LOC125540767 gene encoding putative invertase inhibitor, yielding MAALQALSSALVLLLLAQHARTARASTLEDTCTLVATGSWEAAHDYDLCVKTLGADPASATADELGLVVIAVRIAGATAKATGDRIARLQAAETSPRRRLVLEQCAKDYALTVRRLGRAARELAAGGDEDMLTEAATLLEQVRGTPVRCDKAFLFRAGERTPLTDADHELNGVSWLALKILRHCLNNGAK